In the Primulina tabacum isolate GXHZ01 chromosome 7, ASM2559414v2, whole genome shotgun sequence genome, ttgagttctttcaattctgtcggggctaaacgatatggtgctctagaaataggatttgtccttggcatcaattcaatgctaagATCTATTTTCCTTTGAGGCGGAaaacctggaatctcatcagaAAATACATCTGGAAAACCCTTGACAATAGGAATATCATAAACTTTCAATCGTTCTTCTTGTGCCGCGTCGAgagtataaatcataaatccttCATTACCTATTGACAACAATCTAAACATTTCCATTGTCGATACTAATGGAATGCGAGACTGTGAATCATACCCGTAAAAGTTCCATTTGCTGCCATAATACGGcctaaatctgacaactccatgGAAACAATCCACAGTAGCTCGATAATTTGTCAATATATCCATACCGAGGATACAGTCGAAATCAGACATAGCTAACttgattagattagttatcataatattatccTCAAATCTAATAACACAATTCAGGACTATCTCACGAAACATCAAGTATACACCGGCATGAGTAGCCACAGACACAGTATCCAACAACGGAATAgtagcaatctcatgctcatcaacaaatgcagcagataaaaatgaatgagatgctccagtGTCTATCAATatacgtgcaggataatcgaaAACATAGCATATACCTGCAATCACTCCTCCTGGTGCATCCTGAGCCTGATCCTGAGTCAATGCAcgtactcgagcctgctgtggCACTGTAAATTGTTGCTGAGGAGGACCTCTAGGGGGTGGATAACCGGATTGCAGAAATGACTGTGCAGGAGCATATGGCCTGAAAGCTGGTCCTCAGGGAACCTGTCCAGACTGTTGTGGCTGAAATTGCTGTCTTTGTGCATTAGGGCATACTTTGGCATAATGCCCAACTTGACCACAGACGTAACAAGATCCCTGAACTCCTACACATGGGGAACTAAAATGTCGACCACCACATCGGTCACAATGCACAGTGCTAGACGAGCCAACTGAACCTCCCCCTCGTGCACTGCCTGAACAGGAAGAGCTGGATTGAGActtcttcttgaattgctttcctttTTCCTTGTACCTCTGCTGTTTGGGTTGTTGGTATGACTGTACAGGCTGATATGGAGGTAAATGCCTGGCATTGACATACTACTCCCAGATCCCTGAGAAACAGATGATGGACCTGGCTGTGGGTCTCCTCTGAGCAAACTTGCTTCTATATTCTTCGCCTTCTCCACTGCTTGAATATACGTATTAGGCCATCCAGTCATTACCAAAGTATGAACAGTCTGCTGCAACCCGTGCTGAAAACGTGATAGTTTAGCCTGATCATTCCTAGCAACATGAGGAACATAGGGCAAAAGAGTAGAAAACTGTGAAGCATATTCCACCACTGATTTGTTGCCCTGCACCAACTAATTGAACTCTTCTTCTTTAGTAGCATAATATGATGTTGGTGCATATTCTTGGGTAAAGTGAGCACGAAAAGCATCCCAAGTAATAATTTCACCAGAGTCCTTCATTGCTTCCTCTGTGGCTTCCCACCAGAGTTGTGCTCGATCTTTAAGTTGGTAGATGGCAAGCTtcaatttaatatattggaaataCTCCAACAAATTAAATAGATGATTTATACTTTTCAGCCAGCATGCTTCTTTTTCTCTGCTCTCGTTTCCAAAGAATTTTGGAGGACGTAATTTTtggaactgagaaattattaacTGCATTCCTCCAACTTTCTGTGTCAGCTGTTCCACTTCTTGCTCAATCGCTTCCTGTCTAGCTCCAGGTCTTTCAGGTCGAGAAGGTTCTTGGTTCACTTCTTCTTCAACGTTTTGAGCGACCAGTCCTCGAGGTCGACCACGTCTACCTCTAATAATATCTGCAAGTCCTCGAATATTTTGCGCCTCAGATTCTTGCactatttcttttcattttctaCCTCTTCCTCCAGGTTCCATTCTACAAGACACGAGGATTAAATACACAGGCAGATAACAGATAAAAGAAAGTTATAGGAAATTTCTAAACTACATACCATTCCTAATCAGCTAGTCGTTCTAACGCAGATAAATTCAGGCAAATCACACCAAATAGTTCAAATAAGAGCAAATAGTCAAACACATGCACAATCATGTTATTTGTGTCTAGACTCAAGTGCCCTAGACTCTAATTCGAGCATATCccagttacgctctgataccaaactgTGGGGGCCCATGCTCTTGATTAATATTAATGACCAGACAACCAGGATTTATCAATGTAAACAGCGAAAGCGATTAAAATTTTCCATTTTGGGCCTacaaaaatttcggcatgacctattcgtaaataggacatcccaaaaaaatcaaaacatcacaaataatatttatatactcgaaataaagtcaCAACATCAATTCACAACCTATAgtcgcactggccaggactaaacacatgcagagccggcaaggctcgatcacacaactatcaattcaaatcatcgTAAAAATAACAGTACAGCTACACGGGGCATCTTCCCGATAAATTTATGACTccataatatagtatatatatatttatatatatctgGGAACACTCAACCATGACTCGACGACTGGGCACCActacctgacgctccaccagacgcaTCATATCCTCATGGataacctgctatggcatcaaaaacaaccacaacataaaaagaaacgagGGGCCGGCCCCAGTACGACGAACCAGTAATATTACGAAAAtataactgacatgaaataaaatcaagtaaaatgcgATGCGATGCAATGCAATGTAATGCAATGCGTGAAAGGTAACAACTGATAACGGATACCAAGCGGAGTCCAAATGAATCGCATCAGCAACAAGAACAatggccacccgtgccaggaacGTAGCAACGCAACATCAAGTCGCCActcatccatgcacgtagcatcgagggtaCGGAAGCTACCCGCTCAGCCCTCATGCAAGTCATCAGGAGTGCTAATCCTACCCACCCGCTCCATCGATGACGCAACAACTCGATAGATCAATATCAATAGAAATCAAGAAGTCAAGGCTCGAAATGCTATGCACTAatagtatcaactcaaataaatgcatgaatgcatTCACATATTCACAGAAGCACATAAAGCACGCCACAACTCATTACAAATACTTAACGTCATTCCACATCGCTATAGACGTCATAATAAAATAGTTCATGCGTACCTCAACTGACTTTAATTTAccacaaaatatcttaaagatttCTCGCAGAATCCAATCctgtagcaaataatacatttcatatcaaattccatttatttttccaatatttgacaatttagcataacattccaaaaatcataatttaggctttaatattTCTAAAATAAATATGCGACAATTCTGTAGCATTTAAACACCTAATTATTGAACACTAAAATTCGAAAACCCAAATTTACAattctgaattttcgaaattattcccaaataaattttgaaattttgttaaTACCTCCAATTCGCTCCGATATAGCACCTAAAATCAATAacccaatatatattaattgttGGAActcaaataaatcaaaataccCAAAATTCGAAACCCTAAAATCCGAATTTTTACCTCAAACGCTTCAAATTTAGAGTACAACTATACAATCAGTTGTCCAAGCTCGAAATAACACGAAATCAAGGCAAAAGAGAAAAATTCGAACGAGCCAAGGTTCACGGGTTCTAACGGGATCGCCATAAAACCTTGCAAAATGGGTATCACTGGATTGCCCTTGTCGAGAGGATTGCAAATATGTATTTACTTTCAAAAATCGCTGACCGACAAAGGAGTTACGGCGGTCAAAGGCGGAAGAAATCGTTTGACTTTTACGGACAGAAGTTACGGGAGAGAGAAAGAGTTTCTGATTTTTTCTTTTACCTTCTGtacattattttatattatttaattaattaataaaacaaaTGGGCTGGGCCTTGGGTATTATAACTTGGGCTGGGCTCTCACAACACGTCCCAAGACAATAAAATTGGGAGGCAGACGAGTTGGCATAGGTTGCTTCGGGATTGAAGATGTCTCCAGAACTTACACACAGGCTAGtgttgattcagaagaaaaaccACCCTTCAATTCAGCAAAGAGGGATTCAGGTAGACACGCTCAACTTGGATATAAACTTAGCTTATGACTGGATAGATGACATGAAAATGGTGCTAGAATCAACCGGGAGAGATATTCAACATGGTTTAAAAATGAGAGCTCTTAATTACGTTTTAGTGGAGGGAGATTTTTACAGGAAAGGGTTAGATGGTTTGCTCCTCAGATGCATAGGCTTCCCAGAAGCTTTGGAGATCATGAAGCAAGTTCATGAGGGAGTGTGTAGAGCGCATCAATTTGGAATAAAGATGAGATGGTTGATAAGGAGGTATGGCTACTATTGGCCATCCATCTTGAAAGATTGCATCAAATATGCTAGGGGGATGCCAGCCATGTCAGAGACACGAGAACATCCAAAGAATTCCGGCAGATGAGCTTCACAGCGTTGTCAAACCATGGCCATTCAACGGCTGGGCAATGGACTTAATAGGGAAAATCTACCCCTCATCATCTAAAAGCCACTCGTTCATCCTTGTGGCTACAGATTTTTTCACCAAATGGGTAGAAGCAGTGCCTTTGAAGAAAGCAGAGCAAGGGGATGTCATTAACTTTGTGAAAGAGAATATTATTCATATATTTGGAATTCCAGAGTCATTGACCACGAATCGGGGAACTATGTTCACAGGCTCATATATGAGGGAATTTGCAGAAGACTATGGAATTAAATTGATAAACACATCCTCTCATTACCCACAGTCCAACAGGCAAGCCGAAACGTCAAATAAAGTGTTGATAAAGATTCTACAAAAGatgatggaggagaatcccagGGATTGGCCAAGGCTGTTATCAGAAACTTTATGGGCGTACAGAACATCCAAAAGGACTGCCACTGGAGTGAgctctttttcccttaccttTGGCCATGATGCAGTGCTCCCATTGGAGATTATGGTGGCATCAATGCGAGTGGCAAAGCAAAATGAACTTTCCCTTGAGCATTATAATGAAGCGATGATCATGGAGTTAGAAGAACTGGATGAGCTGAGAATCCAAGCGTACAATGCTTTGCTGTTACAGAAACAGAAAGTGGCGAGAATCTACAACAAAAGAATTAACAAGAAAAGTTTCCATGAAGGAGAAATAGTGTGGAAGGCCATACTACCACTAGGAACAAAGGATAGGGAGATGGGCAAATGGTCTCCCAACTGGGAGGGACCATTCAAGGTACATAAGGTGTTAGACGGAAATTCATATTGGCTATCAAGCTTAGATGGCCATCCACACAAAAGATGCATAAACGGCAAGTATCTCAAGCCGTATTTTCCAAGTATGAGGGAAGAATTAGAAAAAGTTTGCGAGTGAAGCAAATACGAAGGCTAATATTCAGTGGGGAGTTGGCCTTCTTTAGTGGGGAGTTGGTCTTCGGGGCCACTTTTGTATATATTAAGTTCCTTATTTCAAGATGTCATGTGAGGTAGGCCTTATGGCCACTAAAATAAATATCTGGTGTTCATGATTCAACAATAAAATTGATAGGAGAAAGTGGGACAGTAAGCCACTTTCTTATTTGAAGGCCTTTTGTTTCACTAGGGAGTCGGCCTTATGGACACTTATTATATATGCATTCAGCCGATATTTCCAATGTTTTTATGGTACGAGAAATCATGGAGAAGAAGACCATACCGTCATTACATAAATTGGTTGTTTGCATTTGCAGTTATAGACCCATGAGGCCACTTAGAATATGGCAAGAAAGAAACGCACCGATCGGGGAGTTGATCTCACCAAGCGGAACGACGAATACTAAAGGGAGAAAAGAAGAGAACAAGGGCATTATGCGAACCCCCAAGAGGACCCAGAAGTTGACGTTGAAAGAAAAATAGGCTACTAAGccatttttatatgttttagCTTCATATTTTAAGAGTTTGCTTGAAGTAGGCCTTAGGGCCACTAATGTAAATATTTGTTTGTTATGATTCAAAAACGAGAAAGATCAATTAAAGTTGGTCAGTAGGCCACTTTTATCATATTGGATTCATTGTGTTTCGATAGGGAATCAAGGAAGAGAATAATCTCGAGTGGGGAGTTTGAAGCCAACCTATGGTTTTGATTGAAGCTATTGAAATGAGTTGGGTTAAACGGATTAAAACGAATAGAAACTCCTTCCCAAAATCCAATACACAATATCACATACAAACCCACCTTCTTTCCACATCTATCACCCAACAACCACAACACCAAACCAGCAGTCAACAAATCAAAAGCGGAGTCACCGCATGCAAGAACAATAACTAAACGTATATGCCGGAAAGGGGTGCGACTGAAGTGCAAATGCATATACGTGTATGCGAGAAATGGGTCCGAGTGAAGTGAAAATACATATATGTGTATGCGGGAAAGGGATCCGACTGAAGTGCAATTCATAATGCTAGGGACGAGGGAATCATATTGAGTGGATGCAGCACAAAATAGCACATAAGAGCACGTAAGGGTTGAGACTTACATTGTTTAAAAGAGCCCCAAACGACACCAAGGCTTAGGTGTCGAGTACACTGGAAAACTGAGGCCAACCCATGGTCAATCCATGCTACCTGCTAAGAATAAACATACCAATGTACACGAAAAGAATGAACCAGCAAAAGAAGATACATGGGAATAGCAGCCAAGATGGAATCAGAGACAATAGAGTGTTTGGGGTCGAAAGCCACTGCATGCATACaagaaatgttcagaattttAGTTGTTATTAATGTATGCCACAAAAACACACAATGACCACGCCACCACACCCACGAAACAAAGGCCAACGAATGGCTAAATAATACCAAATCCACAAATCCCACAATAACCAATCGTCAAAAGAGTTAGCCCAACTATACAGATAAACCAATCGCCCATCCTTTGGTTTCTCGGATACAAAGTCATACAAAGTGAAAAAGGaaatttcaattcaatcaaggCGAATCAACAACTTTTGGGGAGCCAAGAAAAACTGAGTAACAATTCAAGAAAAAGGAAGAGGAAAATACCCATGGCCGtggagagtgaaatcagttgccCCGAGAAATACACGGAAGTCGGCGCAGCAACTGGGAAAGTCGGCATGGGGATGAGTTGTGTGGGACGAGCAGAGGCGTCTAGAGGAGTGTCTAAAGTTGATATAGCGACCGCTCCCCTTTCCCTCGATCCATCCACTCTTATCTAAAGAAAGAGCCTTCCTTTCAATCGCACAGATCTCGCTTTCTCACCCTCCAGCATTCCCTTTTCTTCCCAGGAGAACCCGAATTCAGATTCACCATGTCGTCGCGTGAGGACAATGTGTACATTTGCGAAACTGACCGAGCAGGCTGAGCGCTACGAGGAAATGGTGGAGTTCAAGGAGAAAGTTTCGATGTCTCTATCTAAGAATGAGGATCTGACGGTTGAAGAGAGGAATCTGCGGTCAGTTGCCTATAAGAATGTGATCGGTGCTCGCCGCGTGTCTTGGAGGATTATTTCCTCCATAGAGCAGAAGGAGGAAATGGTGGTGAAACTCCGCCAAGAGAGCGCCCGAGGGAAGGAGCAAATCAATTTAAGGTCTGCCGCTTGTCGAGGTGTAGGGATAGCGAAGTGTCTTGTTTCCACAATAGCATCGATGAGCGATCAGAGAAGGGGAGGAGGAAGTGAAGAGTAGAATCGGGCTGCAGAATTTGAATGGAAGGGGGAAGAAAGGGAACCCAGTGATTTGAAGCCCAAATTGGAATGGGCTTGGGTAAGTGgcccaatattagaaatcaaATTCACAGATAAATGATTATGGGCCATTGCAAATAAATGGGTCGGACCGGGCTTGTATACAAACATTTTGGTCCACGGGCCAATGCTTGCGGGGGCAATTGTTTgggctaaaataattaaattatgaagCCCACATTAAATTATAAAGCTCGCGTTAAATTATGAAGCCCAATTAAATAATAAGCCCATGACGGACTAATTCTTAATCGATTCAAAACTGGTCACTGAGCGCGGAAGAGGAAGAAGAACGTGGGAGGATAGGTAGAAATCGTGGCATGAATGGGGGCTCATGGGGGAGTGGAGAGAAACGGCACAGCACTGGGAAGAAAAAGAGATCGGCAAACAATCTAAAGAGACAACTCTTCTACACAGACAAAATTCAGCAAAAAGCTCTCTGCTAAATTTCCAATCTTCAAGCACTAGTTTTTTAAGCTTTCCAGTATAATTTCTAGCACTCTATCATTTTAGATTTCAAcaactttatattttatatttctatGTCTTGTAAATTCCTACagtttattgaaaatataaacaatgtcAGGGACTAATTCCTCAAATTCCAATAGTTTTCTTCATTTTGGCGTTATAGTTGTTTTAGGAGATTAGAACCGACGGCCATATTTAGAATTCACTTTCGCTTGTTttttagaagttagatttttatcattttcacacAAATCGGTGTAACTTCGCACCTGGCCGCAAATCTCAAATATTGtgcaaataattttaaatatattttttagtatatattgtcacgccccgaaactcgggattgacaccggcgttgtttaacaatcacacaatcgaaacaacaagcctttcgtagtacagtataaaccgaaccagtttatatatcataatttccacgaaataaacattgtctttacaataacgaaatccaacgaaatagtaaataatgcggaagcgtcttacaatttattaaatcataaaattcataataaaTCTTATCACTAATTCGGCAAATCACCAACCCCAAAATTGTTCCGACTCTTCCTCCTCAAGctgttcttcggacttatctgggaagggttgtaaggggggtgagtattttggaaatactcagtaaattagggactttgaacacaacataaccaatttaataacattttctAAACATATCATAACGtacatcatgcttttcataatcgtaacgtaaatttcataacataataacactgcgatttttcacctttcaacggtttactgacgtcagtccctaacttttaatcctctaagggggcgaggccataaaacagctctatcccactgttaagggccatatgttggaattccacacattttcagggaatcctcacagtgtcaaacatAACGTACCAAAATTTCGTAAAAACGTATAGACGGAACGACGGTGCTCGAccgtatttttttaaaacaacaaaaaaccgaaatttctCACATATGCATAAAccgaaattataaattttaaaacagtCCCACTTACAGTGTATGGATGCACTTAAAAACGTGGAGTGTACGGCTTGGTTTGGATCACTTCTTGATCCTCCTTCGGACAGAACTTCGGCTTAATTTCTTGGACGATTTTCGGGACGATTTTTGTGCAGTATTTTGGCTAGGGAGAGTTGCTGAAATTCTAGATTTTTCAGCAAGGGATTTCGAAAATATGGGATAGAGAATGAGTAGAGGTGGTGTGGTTTTTATAGGTGAGGAGGGTTGAGCTAAATTTGGcactaaaatcataccaaaattCATGTCAAATCTCCTAATATTTGACTCCAAAATCCTtgccatattttcgaaaatatcgtGGCCAAGTTAGGGGATTTATTCCTTAAACAATGCTCTccatgattttcgaaaatatcttGCCCAAATTCCatgtattttcgaaaaatatcaTACCTAAATTCCTTGATCTCCTTGAATTACTTCATCTTATTTTCTTGCATCTTGTATGTTATACCAATTTGCTATATTTCCTTCCCAAAATTCGAAATTGTGCATGCCTTAAGGTAGATATAATTGTCTAGGCCAcaaagatatcatcaataattaTTTCCCATATCATATCTCATTTAATACAAAAGAAATCTTGTACCCTAATTCCTTACAACTTAATAATTATGTCAATGAAAGGttcggttctcacatccctccctccttatgagaagtttcgttcctcgaaacttgagttggCTTGGTCTGGGAATAGGTAGGGATATTCCTTTCCCTTACAATCTACTACCGCATTGTTtcttgctaaccaatccatttcTAAGATGATCTCGAAATCGACCATGATCAACTGTATCCGGTCGGCTCTAAAAATCTAATTACCAATACTAATTTCAATTTCTGTAAATTTCGTCGGTTTCAATGGCTTTACTAGTAGGCGTGGCTAGTTGGAAAGGTTCGGTTAGCTTATCGAGCTTACGTGCTAACTTCTTACCAAATCTCTTAGATATACAAGAATGTGTAGCGCCAcagtcaaataacacataagcaggtaCTTGCTGAAAAAGTATGGTACCTGGCACATCATCGCTTGCATCTGCCTCCTCCTGCGTCATGGCAAACACCCTGGCATTTGGTTTGTTCTCCCGCGGTTTATTAGCATTCGCCCCTGAACTCGACCCGTCTCTTTTACCTGGTCCAGTTGTTTTGTTGCTGGCGGCTGGACAATCTGCCATACGGTGTCCTGGTTTCCCGCATCCAAAGCAGACGCCGCTGGCTCTACGACATTCTCCCAGGTGTCGTAAGTGGCAAGTTGGGCAAGGCTTAATGGCCTGGTAGCCTGAGGCAGGCGAAGGCCCTTTAGGTGGTTCACTGGAATGGTTCGGTTTCTTGAACGACTGACTGCCATGAGAGGACTGATCATTCATAGGCCTTTTGTTCCTAATCTTATTCTATCTGCGCTGAATATCAGTTTCAGCTCGGATGGCTGCGCCCATCAAGTCTGAGAAGTTCGCAGGTTGGTAGACTGCCAAAGCCGACTGTATTCTGCTGTTCAAACCCTTTTTGAAGCGGTGTAATTTTAGAACTTCGTCCGCCATGATTGCCGGAGCATAAGATCCTAAGGCGTTGAACTGGGAGGTGTATTCTATAACTGACATATCCGGAGTTTGagtgaaattttcaaactcactcAGTTTCTGCAGTCTGACTTCGGCTGGATAATACTGTTTTAGAAAGGCTTCTCGGAATCGCTGCCAAGTCATTGGTCCTGCAGCTGTCATGGATGGCGAGATTGCTTCCCACCATTTTCCTGCTTTATCTTCCAGGAACGGCACAGTCACGTCCAATTTCAGTGCCTCAGGAACTTCCAATAGGCGATGTTGAGTCTCTACACTTTTCAGCCAACTCTGGCTAACTTCAGGGTCAGCGGCTCCACTGAAGGTTGGACACCTATTCTTGCGGAGTGATTCATAGTGGAACTTGATTCCATTTGGTGGTGGGGGTGGTGGTGGCTGATTGGCGTTCTGATTTCCCAATCCTTGCAGTGTTGTCGCCACAATAGTGGCTATGGCCATAAGATCAGCTTGGCTTAAGTTGACTGCCGGTGAGGGTCCATTCCCTTGCTCGTTCTCCTGTCCGCCTTCACGGTTGGTATTAGCATAACGCGGGTTGCGGTTCTGTCTTGGGGGTCTGCCGGCCATTTCCTACAGATTGCAAGTTCTAAGAATTTGTTGTACGGGTAAAGTTCATACAATAGATTGTGCTGaaataaattgaaatcaatGAACCAAATAGAACAAATTTTTATTGGTTTCTAAAAGAAAGAACATGACCAATCTAAAGGAAATAAAAGTCGtactgaataaaataacaacaacggaaaaaaaaaaagta is a window encoding:
- the LOC142550536 gene encoding uncharacterized protein LOC142550536, which translates into the protein MAGRPPRQNRNPRYANTNREGGQENEQGNGPSPAVNLSQADLMAIATIVATTLQGLGNQNANQPPPPPPPNGIKFHYESLRKNRCPTFSGAADPEVSQSWLKSVETQHRLLEVPEALKLDVTVPFLEDKAGKWWEAISPSMTAAGPMTWQRFREAFLKQYYPAEVRLQKLSEFENFTQTPDMSVIEYTSQFNALGSYAPAIMADEVLKLHRFKKGLNSRIQSALAVYQPANFSDLMGAAIRAETDIQRR